GCTACTGTGATCTTTGCGCCCTCATATTAAATGACTGTTGCAAGTCAAGAAAGGTTACTGAATTGACCAATTTCTATAGCAACTTACTCCAATATTTGGAAATTAGTTTGTAATTGGGAATATTTATTCTGATGTTGCCGTCTTATGCCATCGGcatgaataaaacaaatgtagAGATAGATTTTAGCGCCCGGAATCTTTTGCATCGATACAAACTTAATTAAATCAAGAAAACTGTATGGCAAGTGGGAATTCAAAAAAATCGTGATCAGGAAAGTATTTTTGATATTGAGCCGAACAGCGGCTGCCTTTTCATCTAAAGACATTCGGCAAATGCCATGGAAATAGATGATGTTCAGAACAAAGGGATATTGCATAAATAATATATCAGTTTATATAAAGCACGTATTAGAGTCAATATTGACGGCAGGAAtcgtttgtattgttgtttttattatatttagTATTCAATCACTCATCATGGAGAACTCCATTTTATTCAATCACGTATGGACGAACACCTTTCCTGGAGCAGTGGTACAAGTCAATTTGTGATTACCGAGAATGTCTTTGATAAGACATACTTGAAATTCGACTTCTGCGATACTTCCGTACCGCTCACCATTAAACCATTAGCCTTGAATTCATCATCGATCCTGTCTCTACAGTTAAAATAATTATTAGTTATCTCTCCTTTTCACCATGGGGCAGTGGTTTGGGTGCCGGTctcactgtcagaggatggtgagttcgagacccggtaggtccagagtaacagACTCACtgtcaaaggatggtgagtttgagactcTAACACagtgttgtgcccctgagcaaggcactttactcctcattgggTTTTGGGTACCTCATCTTGTAATTCGGCGTTCGCACGTTGGATGATGgattcaataaaataaaataattaaaattattacatCATTTCCTTTACAAAGCAATGCCTTACAGTAACTAAACTTATACTGATTGATTGGATTATTTCGTTTCATTACGAGTACACATCGTTTAAAACAGCACACAAATGTCTCGTGTCTGTAGTTTCATTCTTTCTCTTTTGTTAGTGTTTCACTgtctgatttttttaattttatttttgttacagCAGAATCGGAATTGCGATTTTGACTCACGCAAAACCAATTGGGATCTTACACCATAAACTGAGGAATTGTGCTTCTAGTGTGTCAGCTTTTATAATCGCCTGCCTTTCTTGTTGGTGTTCTCGGAAAAAAGTGATTTGAATATCCTGCTAACGTTCTGACTTATTTCGCACAAACTGAAATATTGCACAGGAACATGTGCTTTAAGGTACAATGCCTCTTGGGCACAGATGttcggactcttaaacttttacaattctttccttaTCTATCACTTATGGGgctcatttcaaattttcacgtcttagttttttcgaaaatcgaaattatattttcccccataaagttaacacagggatggcggccattttgaagttcaaatatCGTTAAATCTTGCActgtgatccccgatttttattcttgattttgaaagagaatggttgaaggatTCATTGAGAATTTGTTCAATTTTGAGGCACCTACTACCTTAAATTGACAGTAGATTTGAGTTTTGAGGATTATCCACTATTTTGTTCTAAAtctcaactacagtttcttgttctatttttcaaaataagctTATGTTGAattacacagtattcagcttgtcaactcatccTGTTCATGTGCAGACGGCAATGTTATTATAGAAAAGTGATTTTCTGgtttggactagaattcaactgAGTACAATAAGTGCATTTTGCACTTATAAACCCTGAGTGCATTGAAAAACTAAATATTGGGTGTTTTAATACTCTTATGcagaaaatagcaaaaatagtTTTAGAAATCCTCAAAAGTTACAGTCCATTAAGAATTATagtttttgtttgaaaacgTTTAATTTGTACTTCTTACGTGTGTGTACCAGCTGGTGAATGTATTGGTATATATATGAATGTAGTTATCCTGGGAATGTTGCAGttagttttctttgtgttttcAGTGTTTACAACAGTCAATTCTCTTCCTCCGTACGAGTACGTCGGTTGTTTCGTCGATGTAGGCGGGGGTGAGAGGGCGCTCGACTGGCACGTGGACGCCTCAGACGACAACCAAACAGTTGAACGGTGCATCCACACATGCGATGGCGTTGACGCCCCCTACGCCGGACTTGAGTACAGAAGAGAGTGCTTTTGCGGACATGACTTTGATCTTTACGGCAAAGGTGATGAAAGCACGTGTAACGAGAAATGTTCGGGAAACGCACAGCAGATCTGCGGAGGTGGATGGAGGATGTCCGTTTACAGATTATGTGAGTCGTCTTTTCTCGTTGAAATGAACACCGTTTGAATCAAATTTTCCACTTTATGCTATCAAAGAATGCTCTTTGATTTTAATCAGTTACAGTAACTACTTTGACCATTATGTTTCTGTCAAAATAGAAGTTAAAAGTCAATATTTGGTATGCAACGTTAACCGTATTAAAATGCGATCTCGCAGGTAGCTTAGGAAACACTAATTATTGTAACTTTGTGCACTTTGCCATATATAGACAATCGAGTTTAGCGCGACATGTCATCTTCTACAGCAACACGCTTGATACGTTTCAGATGTGATTGTTCTGAATTTTAATCAAATCAAAGTTAACAACCAGCAAACGGCAGGTATGCAAAAACGATAGCGTGATGATATAGAAAACGTATATGCGAGGAAACACTGCGATATACGCAGTCCCACTTTCAAGACCTCGTCACTTCGATAACACAACTCAACACTTAAAGTGCAGTGCGGAGCTGGCAGTAGGGACTGTAACctcaataaatgtaataatcttcataaatgtaatatcaaccataattgtaataaaatgcacccataactGTAatatatcgcccataaatgtaacaaaatcaaccataaatgtaataaactttgtgtggtatcactggttgacgattTATTTTGTCGCTtctattatgtaattatcagtatctagaactgctgttccacttccattagcTTACGGTTTGACTGGTATCTCGGCGTTTTGTGATTTTGTTCTCAATGTATTCAATTCTCTGTTTCGGAATGGAGACCTAATGttaggaaagtatgcaataacattacactagtctcaTTAAAGTTAATATTTACTCAGGAtactgataaacaaatgatcacatatacgagttcaagtttattacatttatggttgagttttattacatttatggttaatttgtttattacatttgtaagTGCgagttgttacattaatggttggcTGGTTTATTACgtttatggttgattttattacaattgtggttaatATTGcattgtggagattattacatttatggaggttacagggACAGACATGGCACACAGCGAACTGACGAGTTCGTGGTTTCGCTTCTCTCTTGTAAGTCCTTCATTCCCCACCGTTGGCGGCTCGCTGCACCTTGATCATTCTGAAGCGACAAGGCCGGAAGGCGAGACCATGCATACGTCCATGGCGACACTTAGGGATACACAGCACGCCATTAGACAGACCGGATAAACAAACAGACGAAATTGCAATAAACAAACAGATAcataaacacacagacagaacgGCAGAGACAGTGAACATGATAAATATGCATAGCATTATAATTGGAAGTCTCAGGAGtgttttctttttaatattCAGTAAAATGGACGAGATTCAGGAGAGATCCTCCAGTACAGAACAATCAAACACGAACCGGAATACGGAGTACCTGGT
The DNA window shown above is from Ptychodera flava strain L36383 chromosome 5, AS_Pfla_20210202, whole genome shotgun sequence and carries:
- the LOC139133740 gene encoding uncharacterized protein, which gives rise to MGQWFGCRSHCQRMVSSRPGRSRVTDSLSKDVFTTVNSLPPYEYVGCFVDVGGGERALDWHVDASDDNQTVERCIHTCDGVDAPYAGLEYRRECFCGHDFDLYGKGDESTCNEKCSGNAQQICGGGWRMSVYRLLKWTRFRRDPPVQNNQTRTGIRSTWSIYTGMEVMECAMECSKRECWSFFHDNDTGNCFTQTLPEFTPRRFVKANNFCSDC